A genomic stretch from bacterium includes:
- a CDS encoding ammonia-forming cytochrome c nitrite reductase subunit c552 — MAVRRWIALVPLAVMALVFMAGCEGEQGPAGPQGPPGGSESQYTYAGNNGEDCYHCHARTVASVLLTHHTMAYEDLAEGEKSQVDPYCLQCHTTGWDSPIAHGETEITTYGPDVNGYDDYWGVDGEEAAERRAALEGVQCESCHGAMGPDFNEHQPLLSFNDGMVGEESQSLCFKCHGTQIDEWSTSTHGNISPRTGSCAPCHSAEGFIQANDPAYATFTFSTPYSVIGCVTCHDPHAGDLGSGNIHQLRQVGAVEVNYAPGTEPGDDERPRMEGYGPAQTCAQCHHARRDNDNVAGQIDEGDGHFGPHHSAQMDMYIGAGCYEIDGATYDTTHSHQYIPNACVDCHMVRETLLHGALQDHSFHTFEPEVGSCTGCHTGWTDFTPVATFQATITAKLDELAVLFGYIDFVDMEENWDSEAIGVEVWQREAAYAAFFVFDDGSHGVHNPDYAMDLLQNAIDHYAAMDTK; from the coding sequence GTGGCTGTACGAAGATGGATCGCGCTCGTACCGCTCGCGGTGATGGCGCTCGTCTTTATGGCTGGTTGCGAAGGCGAACAGGGACCCGCCGGTCCGCAGGGCCCTCCGGGGGGCAGCGAGTCTCAATACACCTACGCGGGCAACAACGGCGAGGATTGCTACCATTGCCATGCGCGCACAGTCGCCTCGGTCCTGCTGACCCATCATACCATGGCCTACGAGGACCTGGCCGAGGGCGAGAAGAGCCAGGTCGATCCGTACTGCCTCCAGTGCCACACGACCGGCTGGGATTCGCCGATCGCCCATGGCGAGACCGAGATCACGACGTACGGCCCCGACGTCAACGGCTACGACGACTACTGGGGCGTCGACGGCGAAGAGGCGGCCGAACGCCGGGCCGCCCTCGAGGGCGTCCAGTGCGAGTCCTGCCACGGTGCCATGGGACCGGACTTCAACGAACACCAGCCCCTGCTCTCCTTCAACGACGGCATGGTCGGCGAAGAGTCCCAGTCGCTGTGCTTCAAGTGCCATGGAACGCAGATCGACGAGTGGTCCACGTCCACCCATGGGAACATAAGTCCGCGCACGGGTTCCTGCGCTCCCTGCCACTCGGCGGAGGGATTCATCCAGGCCAACGATCCGGCCTACGCGACCTTCACCTTCTCCACGCCCTACAGCGTCATCGGTTGCGTGACCTGCCACGACCCGCACGCCGGCGACCTGGGCAGCGGCAACATCCATCAGCTGCGCCAGGTGGGCGCGGTGGAGGTCAACTACGCACCCGGCACCGAGCCCGGGGACGACGAGCGGCCCCGCATGGAGGGCTACGGGCCGGCCCAGACCTGCGCCCAGTGCCACCACGCCCGTCGCGACAACGACAACGTCGCCGGTCAGATCGACGAAGGCGACGGCCATTTCGGCCCGCACCACAGCGCCCAGATGGACATGTACATCGGCGCCGGCTGCTACGAGATCGACGGTGCGACGTACGACACGACGCACTCGCACCAGTACATCCCGAACGCCTGCGTCGATTGCCACATGGTCCGCGAGACCCTGCTGCACGGCGCTCTGCAGGACCACTCCTTCCACACCTTCGAGCCCGAAGTGGGCAGCTGCACCGGCTGCCATACGGGCTGGACCGACTTCACGCCCGTCGCGACCTTCCAGGCCACGATCACCGCCAAGTTGGACGAGCTCGCGGTCCTGTTCGGCTACATCGATTTCGTCGACATGGAGGAGAACTGGGACAGCGAGGCCATCGGCGTCGAGGTCTGGCAGCGCGAGGCAGCGTACGCCGCCTTCTTCGTCTTCGACGACGGCAGCCACGGCGTCCACAACCCGGACTACGCCATGGACCTGCTCCAGAACGCCATCGACCACTATGCGGCGATGGACACCAAGTAG
- a CDS encoding M1 family metallopeptidase, with the protein MSRFDPHSWCDDRQAVTTHMDLDWRVDFAARTIAGRASLRFTAPADGPLDLYARGLAIDEVTTPTGEVVPWAIAETDDIRGDRLRLDLPAGTTGVTISYVTGAGAMALGWLEPQQTAGGAHPFMFTQCQPIHARTIVPCQDTPRHRVTYTANVTVPAPLVAVMSAAGTGSVPADGGGTTWRFEMPQAIPTYLLALAVGNLDQADLGPRSRVYAEPETVEQAAWEFAGVESMIDAAERLFGPYVWDRFDMLIMPPAFPYGGMENPRLTFLTPTLLAGDRSQVNVVAHELAHSWTGNLVTNATMNDFWLNEGFTVYAERRILEELHGTDYADLQGVIRRNALQIHLDQFGPDSEFTKLRTELAGIDPDGVYSLVPYEKGAQFVLLLEDAIGRRKFDAFLLDYIDAFRFQSITTGEFIDFLERRLPGVLDRIDGRRWIYEPGMPGNELKVASARVDRIRELADGWTGGARPAPDDAATWTPDEWQLYLQDLPRKLSADDCRWLDETFGLTGKGNYEILVEWLTIAAGSAYAPVLPRVREVLTNVGRMKYLKPLYGALAGNPETVAFAREVFADVADSYHPLSRGSVAGIIGKTG; encoded by the coding sequence ATGAGTAGATTCGATCCTCATTCCTGGTGTGACGACCGGCAGGCCGTGACCACCCACATGGATCTGGACTGGCGCGTGGATTTCGCTGCGCGAACCATCGCCGGCCGGGCCAGCCTGCGCTTCACGGCGCCCGCGGATGGTCCCCTGGACCTCTACGCCCGCGGTCTGGCCATAGACGAAGTGACGACGCCCACCGGTGAAGTCGTGCCCTGGGCCATCGCCGAGACGGACGACATCAGGGGCGACCGTCTGCGCCTGGACCTGCCCGCGGGGACCACTGGCGTGACGATCAGTTACGTGACCGGGGCCGGGGCGATGGCCCTGGGCTGGCTCGAGCCGCAGCAGACCGCGGGCGGCGCGCACCCCTTCATGTTCACCCAGTGCCAGCCGATCCACGCCCGCACGATCGTCCCCTGCCAGGACACGCCGCGCCACCGCGTCACCTACACGGCGAACGTGACAGTGCCCGCGCCGCTGGTGGCGGTCATGTCCGCGGCCGGCACGGGCTCGGTGCCGGCCGACGGCGGCGGAACGACCTGGCGCTTCGAGATGCCCCAGGCGATCCCCACCTACCTGCTGGCCCTGGCCGTCGGCAACCTGGATCAGGCCGATCTCGGCCCACGCTCGCGCGTCTACGCCGAACCCGAGACGGTCGAGCAGGCGGCCTGGGAGTTCGCCGGGGTCGAGAGCATGATCGACGCGGCCGAAAGGCTCTTCGGGCCCTACGTCTGGGACCGTTTCGACATGCTGATCATGCCGCCGGCCTTCCCGTACGGAGGCATGGAGAACCCGCGCCTGACGTTCCTGACGCCGACCCTGCTGGCCGGCGACCGCTCCCAGGTGAACGTCGTGGCCCACGAACTGGCCCATTCCTGGACCGGCAACCTGGTGACCAACGCCACCATGAACGACTTCTGGCTGAACGAGGGCTTCACCGTCTACGCCGAGCGGCGCATCCTCGAGGAGCTTCACGGGACGGACTACGCCGACCTGCAGGGCGTCATCAGGCGCAACGCGCTGCAGATCCACCTCGATCAGTTCGGCCCGGATTCCGAGTTCACCAAGCTGCGCACGGAACTGGCGGGCATCGATCCCGACGGGGTCTATTCGCTGGTCCCCTACGAGAAGGGCGCCCAGTTCGTGCTCCTGCTGGAGGACGCCATCGGCCGCCGGAAGTTCGACGCCTTCCTGCTCGACTACATCGACGCCTTCCGCTTCCAGTCCATCACCACCGGGGAGTTCATCGACTTCCTCGAGCGCAGGCTGCCGGGCGTCCTGGACAGGATCGACGGCCGGCGCTGGATCTACGAACCGGGCATGCCAGGCAACGAGCTCAAGGTGGCGTCAGCCAGGGTGGACAGGATCCGCGAACTGGCCGATGGCTGGACCGGGGGCGCCCGCCCCGCGCCCGACGACGCCGCGACGTGGACCCCGGACGAGTGGCAGCTCTACCTGCAGGACCTGCCGCGGAAGCTGTCCGCGGACGATTGCCGCTGGCTCGACGAGACGTTCGGGCTGACCGGGAAGGGCAACTACGAGATCCTCGTGGAGTGGCTGACCATCGCCGCCGGCTCGGCCTACGCACCGGTCCTGCCCCGCGTGCGCGAAGTGCTCACGAACGTCGGCCGCATGAAGTACCTCAAGCCCCTCTACGGCGCCTTGGCCGGCAATCCCGAGACGGTCGCCTTCGCGCGCGAGGTCTTCGCCGACGTAGCCGACAGCTACCATCCGCTGAGCCGGGGCTCGGTCGCGGGGATCATCGGAAAGACGGGCTGA